Part of the Variovorax paradoxus B4 genome, GTGCTCGACAACCTGGGCAAAGGCGCCGCAGGCGCGGCCGTGCAGAACCTGCGATCGATGTCGAGGGCTTCGTAGCCCCGGGCCGCCGGCACGCGAACCGGCAAGCTCCTGGTTCGGACGGCGTTCGACGATGGCCACTTCGACGCCTGCCAACGCCAACTCGCCTGCCAGCATCAGGCCCGCCGGACCTGCTCCTGCAATCACGACTGCATGTTCTGTCATCTGCAAATTCACTCTCCTTCGCCTGCACGCAGCACACCAGAGCCGGCCACGGCGTGGGCGGCAAATTCCCGGCCAAGGGCAGGGACTTACGAATCGCTTCGCCACCGCATGCTGTAGCGTCGCATTGGCAGCCCACCCACGAAGCCCCCGAATGCAGCAACAAGTCATCTCCGCCCACGACATCTTCCCGCACATCCGCATCGTCATGGGCATGGTGATCGGCCTTGGCGTCACGCGACTGCTGTCGGGCGTTGCGCGCATCGTGCAGCACCCGACGCAGTACCGGCTCTATGCCGTGCACCTTGCCTGGGTCGCTTCCGTCCTGCTGGCGCTGGTGCATTTCTGGTGGTGGGAGTTCGGCCTCTATCAGATCGACAGCTGGACCTTCGGCACCTACGCGTTCATCGTCAGCTACGCGATCGTCCTGTTCCTGCTGTGCGCACTGCTCTTTCCAGACAGCATGCGCGACTACGCGAGCTATGAAGACTATTTCTATGCCCGGCGCGCGTGGTTCTTCGGCTTGCTGGCCGCGACCTATCTGCTCGACGTGGTCGACACGCTGATCAAGGGCGAGGCGCACTTCGCGCGCTTTGCGCTGGAGTACCTGATCCGCACGCCCGTTCTCGTGACCCTGTGCATCGTGGCGGCCAGGACGGCGAGCCATCGCTTTCACACCGTCTTCGTGGGTGCCACACTGATCTATCAGCTGTCGTGGATCTTTCGGCTCTTCGACACGCTGGGGGGCTGACGGCAACGCCGCGCGCTTCCGGCTGACGCGCGCATCGGTGGCAGCCTACGTTGAAAACCAAGGTCTTCACATTCAAATGGCGCCGACGTCGAACGGGGACCGAGGCGTGCCGTGCGTCTTGCCGTCGGCGGATCAGGAGACAACCATGCGCACCCGCGATGAGAAGAAGAACGACGAGGCAAGCCATGCCATTCACGACGCAGACACTGATCCCCCGCAAGCCCTGACCGGCACCACGCGACGCTCCCTCTTGCGCAGCGCCGTGCTGTTCGCGATGTTCTCGGGCAGCGGCATCGGCCTGACCGCTTGTGGCGGGGGTGGTGGCGGTGGAGGAGGAGGCATCGGCGGCGGCGTTGGGGGCGGCCGTCCGCCCGACGGCTCCGACTCGGTGTTCAAGCACGGCATCGCGAGCGGAGATCCGTTGTCCGACCGCGTGATCCTCTGGGCCCGCGTGACAGTGTCCGCACCGGGCACCCTCAACGTCGAATGGGAAGTGGCCAGCGACGAGCGCTTCGGCATCATCGTCGCGCGCGGCACCGCGAGCACCGGCCCCGAGCGCGACTACACGGTCAAGGTGGATGCCGTCGGCCTCCAGCCCGCCAGCACCTATTTCTATCGCTTCTCCATGGGCAACGAGAACTCGCCCATCGGCCGCACCCGGACGCTGCCGGTGGGCGGCGTATCGCAGGCCCGGCTGGCGGTGGTGTCCTGCTCCAACTTCCCCAGCGGCTACTTCAATGTCTATGCCGACATTGCCAAGCGCACCGACATCGACGTGGTGCTGCACCTGGGCGACTACATCTACGAGTACGGCCGGGTGGGCTATGCGTCGCAGCTTGCCATTGCCATCGACCGCGAATCGAACCCCGACCACGAGATCCTGACGCTCGCGGACTACCGCTTGCGCCATGCGCAGTACCGCACCGACGGCGACCTGCGCGCCCTGCATGCGCGGCTGCCCGTGATCGCCGTGTGGGACGACCACGATCTGGCCGACGACGCGTGGTCGGGCGGGGCCGAGAACCACGACGAAGCAACCGAAGGCAGCTTTGCCGCACGGCGCGCGGCGGCCATGCAGGCCTACCACGAGTGGCTGCCGACGCGGCTGCCCGACCCGGCCAACCCGCTGCGGATCTATCGCACATTCGACTTCGGCACGCTGGCATCGATGCACATGCTCGACACCCGGCTGATCGGCCGCGACAGGCAGGTCACGCTCCAGCAGTACCTGGCCGGCGAGGCTTCGGCCCCGACGCGGCAGCTGATGGGCCAGCCGCAGGTGGATTGGCTGGCCGAGCGCATGGCCGCATCGCCCTGCACCTGGCAGGTGCTCGGCCAGCAGGTGCTCATGATGCGCATGGCCATCCCCTTGAGCATCGCGACCGACTTCACCCTCGAGACACTGGGCGCCTACCTGGCGGCGCAGGCGCTTCCGGAATCCGCGCGCAGCGACAGCCAGAGGGCCCTGATCGCGCAGCAGAAGGTGCCCTACAACATGGACGCGTGGGACGGCTACCCGGCCGCGCGCGACGCCGTGCTTGCCATGGCGCGCAACCAAGGCAAGAACCTGATCTCGCTGGCGGGCGACACGCACAACGCCTGGGCCGGGAACCTCACCGACGCCTCCGGGCAGCGGGTCGGCGTGGAATTCGGCACTTCCTCGGTGTCGTCCCCCGGCTTCGAGCGGATGCTGCCGCTGATCGCCAGCGACCTGCTGTCCGATGGCTTCCGGCGCATGGTCGACGACCTGCGCTACGCCGAGACCAGCAAGCGCGGCTATGCGGTGCTGACACTGACGCCGGCCGAGGCGCGCTGCGACTACGTCGAGATCAGCACGGTGCTGAGCCGCGACTATTCGGTGAGAACGGCCGCCACGCTGCGTGCGCTGCCGGGTGTCGGAAATCTGCAGGTGCTTGCCGCGTGATCGGTGAGCGAAGGCCGATGCGGCGGCATCTGGCAGCAGGTCCATCATCAGGACCCGGCAGTTCAATCCACGCGGATGTTGCGCGCCTTCACGACGCGGCTGTAGATCTCCGCGTCGCGGCGCACCATCGCTGTCATCTCGGTGCGCGAGACGCCCAGCGGCTCGCTGTTGAGATCCTTGATGCGCTTGGCGAGGTCCGGGTCCTTGCTGGCTTCCACGAACACCGCATTGAACCGGTTGAGCACCGCAGGCGGCGTGTTCGCAGGCGCCCAGATGCCGTGCCACGACATCATCGAGAAGCCCGGCATCACCTCCGAGAGAGTGGGCACGTCCGGCAGGGCGGGGTGGCGGGTGGGCCCCGAGTAGGCGAGCGCCTGCACGCGGCCGCTGCTGATCAGCGGATAGCCCGTGGCGATGGGCTCCATCAGCGTGTCGACCTGTCCGCCGACGAGATCGGCGATGGGGCTGGCGCGATAGGGCACGTGCAGCATGGTGATGCCCACCTCGTCTTTCAAGGATTCGACGATCAGCTGCGACGGGCTTCCCGCGCCGTAAGAGGCGTGCGAGTAGATGCCCGGCTTTTCCTTTGCCGCGGCCACGAGGTCCTTGATGGTCTTGGCCGGGAACTTGGTGTTCGCGATCAGCACGAGGCCCTGGCGCATCGTCGTGGCGACGGGAACCAGATCCTTCTCGGGATCGAACGGCAGCTTGCTGTAGATGTACGGGTTGATCGTGAACGCCGTCGACAGGTTGTAGAGGAAGGTGTAGCCGTCCGCTGGCGCCTTGGCGACGGT contains:
- a CDS encoding alkaline phosphatase D family protein yields the protein MRTRDEKKNDEASHAIHDADTDPPQALTGTTRRSLLRSAVLFAMFSGSGIGLTACGGGGGGGGGGIGGGVGGGRPPDGSDSVFKHGIASGDPLSDRVILWARVTVSAPGTLNVEWEVASDERFGIIVARGTASTGPERDYTVKVDAVGLQPASTYFYRFSMGNENSPIGRTRTLPVGGVSQARLAVVSCSNFPSGYFNVYADIAKRTDIDVVLHLGDYIYEYGRVGYASQLAIAIDRESNPDHEILTLADYRLRHAQYRTDGDLRALHARLPVIAVWDDHDLADDAWSGGAENHDEATEGSFAARRAAAMQAYHEWLPTRLPDPANPLRIYRTFDFGTLASMHMLDTRLIGRDRQVTLQQYLAGEASAPTRQLMGQPQVDWLAERMAASPCTWQVLGQQVLMMRMAIPLSIATDFTLETLGAYLAAQALPESARSDSQRALIAQQKVPYNMDAWDGYPAARDAVLAMARNQGKNLISLAGDTHNAWAGNLTDASGQRVGVEFGTSSVSSPGFERMLPLIASDLLSDGFRRMVDDLRYAETSKRGYAVLTLTPAEARCDYVEISTVLSRDYSVRTAATLRALPGVGNLQVLAA
- a CDS encoding Bug family tripartite tricarboxylate transporter substrate binding protein yields the protein MRSTTTLIKKMLGLMLGLAGSLATGLAGAQTPEWPSKPIRIVVGFAPGTPPDIFARMYGDYASRKLGVPVLIDNKPGTAGNLASDTVAKAPADGYTFLYNLSTAFTINPYIYSKLPFDPEKDLVPVATTMRQGLVLIANTKFPAKTIKDLVAAAKEKPGIYSHASYGAGSPSQLIVESLKDEVGITMLHVPYRASPIADLVGGQVDTLMEPIATGYPLISSGRVQALAYSGPTRHPALPDVPTLSEVMPGFSMMSWHGIWAPANTPPAVLNRFNAVFVEASKDPDLAKRIKDLNSEPLGVSRTEMTAMVRRDAEIYSRVVKARNIRVD